From Cellulosimicrobium cellulans, the proteins below share one genomic window:
- a CDS encoding UDP-glucose dehydrogenase family protein has translation MRISVVGCGYLGAVHAASMASLGHDVVGVDVDADKVTALTAGQAPFFEPGLPRLLEQEVGGGRLSFTTDVSRAAGARVHFVCVGTPQRQGEYAADLRYVDAAVESLLPHLSPGDVVVGKSTVPVGTAARLAARVREAQPAARLVWNPEFLREGHAVQDTLHPDRLVYGVEPGDDGTSERVLDEVYASVLADGTPKVVTDFATAELVKVAANSFLATKISFINAMAELCEATGGDVTVLADAIGHDARIGRSFLNAGLGFGGGCLPKDIRAFMARAGELGVDQALSFLREVDSINMRRRVRMVDLAREVCGGSIVGRNVAVLGAAFKPDSDDTRDSPALNVAMQMHLQGAHVVVTDPRAVENARRTAPELKFAATVEEAAQEADVVVLLTEWREYRDLDPRALGEHVAHRRVLDGRNALDPSVWRDAGWTYRALGRP, from the coding sequence ATGCGCATCTCGGTGGTCGGTTGCGGGTACCTCGGCGCCGTGCACGCGGCCAGCATGGCGTCCCTCGGGCACGACGTCGTGGGCGTGGACGTCGACGCCGACAAGGTCACGGCGCTCACCGCGGGCCAGGCCCCGTTCTTCGAGCCCGGGCTGCCCCGCCTCCTCGAGCAGGAGGTCGGGGGCGGCCGGCTGTCCTTCACGACGGACGTGTCCCGGGCGGCCGGGGCGCGGGTCCACTTCGTCTGCGTCGGCACGCCGCAGCGACAGGGCGAGTACGCGGCGGACCTGCGCTACGTGGACGCCGCGGTCGAGTCCCTCCTGCCGCACCTGTCCCCCGGCGACGTCGTGGTCGGCAAGTCCACCGTGCCCGTGGGGACGGCCGCGCGCCTCGCCGCGCGCGTCCGCGAGGCCCAGCCCGCGGCGCGCCTCGTGTGGAACCCGGAGTTCCTCCGCGAGGGTCACGCCGTCCAGGACACGCTCCACCCGGACCGCCTCGTGTACGGCGTCGAGCCGGGCGACGACGGCACCTCGGAGCGAGTCCTCGACGAGGTGTACGCGAGCGTGCTCGCGGACGGCACGCCGAAGGTCGTCACCGACTTCGCAACGGCCGAGCTCGTCAAGGTCGCGGCGAACTCGTTCCTCGCGACGAAGATCTCCTTCATCAACGCCATGGCCGAGCTGTGCGAGGCGACCGGGGGCGACGTCACGGTCCTCGCGGACGCGATCGGGCACGACGCCCGCATCGGGCGCAGCTTCCTCAACGCCGGTCTCGGGTTCGGCGGCGGGTGCCTGCCCAAGGACATCCGCGCGTTCATGGCCCGGGCGGGCGAGCTGGGCGTCGACCAGGCGCTGTCGTTCCTGCGGGAGGTCGACTCCATCAACATGCGCCGACGCGTGCGCATGGTGGACCTCGCGCGCGAGGTGTGCGGGGGGTCGATCGTCGGTCGCAACGTCGCCGTCCTCGGCGCCGCGTTCAAGCCCGACAGCGACGACACGCGGGACTCCCCCGCGCTCAACGTCGCGATGCAGATGCACCTGCAGGGCGCGCACGTCGTCGTCACAGACCCCCGCGCGGTGGAGAACGCGCGGCGTACCGCGCCGGAGCTCAAGTTCGCGGCGACCGTCGAGGAGGCGGCGCAGGAGGCCGACGTCGTCGTCCTGCTCACGGAGTGGCGCGAGTACCGCGACCTCGACCCTCGCGCGCTGGGCGAGCACGTCGCGCACCGGCGCGTGCTGGACGGGCGCAACGCGCTCGACCCGTCGGTCTGGCGCGACGCGGGCTGGACGTACCGCGCGCTCGGCCGGCCCTGA
- a CDS encoding GOLPH3/VPS74 family protein has translation MLILEDYLLLTLDDVTGKAVVDASYREQVAAGALLVELALLGRADLAGDGDGGRIGRIVVRDASPTGNALLDEALTVVRSREGSKPKALVAPLAKLRPASRAIESLAVRGVLRREDGRVLGIFPTTRWPAADTRHEDGVRADLWRVLVDGGAPDQRTAALVAILAATGQTGRVLAAGGGRGAPAVVDGGTDLSGPRRRDVDARAKEIARQSWASEAVRAYVEEVTAAILVGATVAATAAATS, from the coding sequence ATGCTCATCCTCGAGGACTACCTGCTGCTCACGCTCGACGACGTGACCGGGAAGGCCGTCGTCGACGCGTCGTACCGAGAGCAGGTCGCCGCCGGGGCGCTCCTGGTCGAGCTCGCGCTCCTGGGGCGCGCGGACCTCGCGGGCGACGGCGACGGCGGGAGGATCGGGCGCATCGTCGTGCGGGACGCGTCCCCGACCGGCAACGCGCTGCTCGACGAGGCCCTGACCGTCGTGCGGTCGCGCGAGGGGTCGAAGCCGAAGGCGCTCGTCGCGCCCCTCGCGAAGCTCCGGCCCGCGTCGCGCGCGATCGAGTCGCTCGCCGTGCGGGGGGTCCTGCGTCGCGAGGACGGGCGTGTGCTCGGCATCTTCCCGACCACGCGCTGGCCGGCCGCCGACACCCGGCACGAGGACGGCGTGCGCGCCGACCTGTGGCGCGTCCTCGTCGACGGCGGCGCGCCGGACCAGCGGACGGCTGCCCTCGTCGCGATCCTCGCCGCGACCGGGCAGACGGGCCGGGTGCTCGCGGCGGGTGGTGGTCGAGGCGCGCCGGCAGTCGTGGACGGCGGGACCGACCTGTCCGGACCGCGCCGCCGGGACGTCGACGCGCGCGCGAAGGAGATCGCGCGGCAGAGCTGGGCGAGCGAGGCGGTGCGCGCCTACGTCGAGGAGGTCACCGCGGCGATCCTCGTCGGCGCCACGGTCGCGGCGACGGCAGCGGCGACGAGCTGA
- a CDS encoding SIMPL domain-containing protein, whose protein sequence is MGGSGVTTTGQGAVTAAPDVAVVELGTEASAPGVQEALDRASTGLAAARDALVAAGVDPVDVRTSQTSTWTEQREDGPRTTARLTLRATVRDVAACGEIVRVALDAAGPVARLDSTSLAVGDPGPLAVAARDAAFADARSRAEQYARLAGRSLGPVVEVREDVGGPGPVPRLMAAKAASDALVVEPGTQEVRASVTVRWELAD, encoded by the coding sequence GTGGGCGGCTCGGGAGTGACGACCACCGGTCAGGGGGCGGTGACCGCGGCGCCGGACGTCGCGGTCGTCGAGCTGGGCACGGAGGCCAGCGCGCCCGGCGTCCAGGAGGCCCTCGACCGCGCGAGCACGGGGCTCGCCGCGGCGCGCGACGCGCTCGTCGCGGCGGGCGTGGACCCCGTGGACGTGCGCACGTCGCAGACGTCGACGTGGACCGAGCAGCGCGAGGACGGCCCGCGCACGACGGCGCGGCTCACCCTGCGCGCGACCGTGCGCGACGTCGCGGCGTGCGGCGAGATCGTCCGCGTCGCGCTCGACGCGGCGGGGCCCGTCGCGCGCCTCGACTCGACGAGCCTCGCCGTCGGCGACCCCGGCCCGCTCGCCGTCGCGGCGCGCGACGCGGCGTTCGCCGACGCCCGCTCGCGCGCCGAGCAGTACGCCCGGCTCGCGGGTCGCTCGCTCGGCCCGGTCGTGGAGGTCCGCGAGGACGTCGGCGGGCCCGGACCGGTGCCGCGCCTGATGGCGGCCAAGGCCGCGAGCGACGCGCTCGTCGTCGAGCCCGGCACGCAGGAGGTCCGTGCGAGCGTCACCGTGCGCTGGGAGCTCGCGGACTGA
- a CDS encoding ribose-phosphate diphosphokinase, which yields MSSTIAGNGEKSLVLASGRAHPELANEVARELGIDLLPTTAYDFANGEIYVRFGESVRGADVFILQSHTAPINQWIMEQLLMVDAAKRASARTITVVQPFYGYARQDKKHRGREPISARLMSDLFTAAGADRLMSVDLHAAQTQGFFDGPVDHLWAMPILTDYVRTRVDTSNVTVVSPDAGRIRVAEQWAAKLGGGPLAFVHKTRDVTRPNQAVANRVVGDVEGRDCVLVDDLIDTGGTIAEAVRVILAAGARSVIVAATHGVLSDPAAQRLSECGASEVVITDTLPIAAEKQFPQLTVLSIAPLVARAIREVFDDGSVTSLFDGNS from the coding sequence ATGAGCAGCACCATCGCCGGAAACGGGGAGAAGTCCCTCGTCCTCGCCTCGGGGCGCGCGCACCCCGAGCTCGCCAACGAGGTCGCGCGGGAGCTGGGCATCGACCTGCTGCCCACGACCGCGTACGACTTCGCGAACGGCGAGATCTACGTCCGGTTCGGCGAGTCGGTGCGCGGCGCCGACGTCTTCATCCTCCAGAGCCACACCGCGCCGATCAACCAGTGGATCATGGAGCAGCTGCTCATGGTCGACGCCGCGAAGCGCGCCTCGGCCCGCACCATCACGGTCGTCCAGCCGTTCTACGGCTACGCCCGCCAGGACAAGAAGCACCGCGGCCGCGAGCCGATCTCGGCCCGCCTCATGTCCGACCTGTTCACCGCCGCGGGCGCCGACCGTCTCATGAGCGTCGACCTGCACGCCGCGCAGACGCAGGGCTTCTTCGACGGCCCGGTCGACCACCTGTGGGCCATGCCGATCCTCACGGACTACGTCCGCACGCGCGTCGACACGTCGAACGTCACGGTCGTCTCGCCCGACGCCGGCCGCATCCGCGTCGCCGAGCAGTGGGCGGCGAAGCTCGGCGGCGGCCCGCTCGCGTTCGTCCACAAGACGCGCGACGTCACGCGCCCGAACCAGGCCGTCGCCAACCGCGTCGTCGGCGACGTCGAGGGCCGCGACTGCGTGCTCGTCGACGACCTCATCGACACGGGCGGCACGATCGCCGAGGCGGTGCGCGTCATCCTCGCCGCGGGCGCGCGGTCGGTCATCGTGGCCGCGACGCACGGCGTGCTGTCCGACCCGGCGGCGCAGCGCCTCTCGGAGTGCGGGGCGAGCGAGGTCGTCATCACGGACACCCTGCCCATCGCCGCGGAGAAGCAGTTCCCGCAGCTCACCGTGCTCTCCATCGCGCCGCTCGTCGCGCGCGCCATCCGCGAGGTGTTCGACGACGGGTCGGTCACCTCGCTCTTCGACGGCAACAGCTGA
- the glmU gene encoding bifunctional UDP-N-acetylglucosamine diphosphorylase/glucosamine-1-phosphate N-acetyltransferase GlmU, with the protein MEAQQGTDSTVAPAAVIVLAAGEGTRMKSSTPKMLHTLAGRSLLGHVLVAARSLDPALLAVVVRHERDRVAEHAVSVDPDAVVVDQDEIPGTGRAVQCALAALDAKAHAQALLHGVPDGQEGRGVGDGLEGPVVVTAGDTPLLDGGTLAQLLAAHVADGNAVTMLTTELEDATGYGRVVRDGSGDVQRIVEHKDASADERAIREINASIYVFDAAVLRRGLGTLGRDNAQGEVYLTDVVAAARAEGGSVRALVSADPTIVEGVNDRVQLATLRAELNRRILEDWMRAGVTVVDPATTWVDVDVELARDVTLLPGTQLHGATVVAEGSTIGPDTTLTDTEVGAGATVTRTHGSLAVLGAGTSVGPFAYLRPGTVLGAQGKIGTFVETKNAEIGEGSKIPHLSYVGDATIGEHTNIGAASVTVNYDGVHKHRTVIGSHARTGADNMFVAPVSVGDGAYTAAGSVIRRDVPAGALGVSGGQQRNIEGWVERRRPGTAAADAAAAARASDPEAAPLGAQAQAQLADQSAAATAERPTPPPPGPELEHTLEALRGGRPATTAD; encoded by the coding sequence ATGGAAGCTCAGCAGGGAACCGACTCCACCGTCGCCCCCGCTGCCGTGATCGTCCTCGCCGCCGGCGAGGGCACGCGGATGAAGTCGTCCACCCCCAAGATGCTCCACACGCTCGCGGGCCGCAGCCTGCTCGGGCACGTGCTCGTCGCGGCGCGCTCGCTCGACCCGGCGCTGCTCGCCGTCGTCGTGCGGCACGAGCGCGACCGCGTCGCCGAGCACGCCGTCTCGGTGGACCCGGACGCGGTCGTCGTGGACCAGGACGAGATCCCCGGGACCGGGCGCGCGGTGCAGTGCGCGCTCGCCGCGCTCGACGCCAAGGCGCACGCCCAGGCGCTCCTCCACGGCGTGCCCGACGGGCAGGAGGGCCGTGGCGTCGGCGACGGGCTCGAGGGCCCCGTGGTCGTCACCGCGGGCGACACCCCGCTGCTCGACGGCGGCACGCTCGCCCAGCTCCTCGCCGCGCACGTCGCGGACGGCAACGCGGTGACGATGCTGACGACGGAGCTCGAGGACGCGACCGGCTACGGGCGTGTCGTGCGCGACGGCTCGGGCGACGTGCAGCGGATCGTCGAGCACAAGGACGCGTCGGCCGACGAGCGCGCGATCCGCGAGATCAACGCGTCGATCTACGTGTTCGACGCGGCGGTCCTGCGCCGCGGTCTGGGCACGCTCGGTCGCGACAACGCGCAGGGCGAGGTCTACCTGACGGACGTCGTCGCGGCGGCGCGCGCCGAGGGCGGCTCGGTCCGGGCGCTCGTCTCCGCGGACCCGACGATCGTCGAGGGCGTCAACGACCGCGTGCAGCTCGCGACGCTGCGCGCGGAGCTCAACCGCCGGATCCTCGAGGACTGGATGCGCGCGGGCGTGACCGTCGTCGACCCGGCGACGACGTGGGTCGACGTCGACGTCGAGCTCGCGCGCGACGTCACCCTGCTCCCCGGCACCCAGCTCCACGGGGCGACGGTCGTCGCCGAGGGCTCGACGATCGGCCCGGACACGACCCTCACGGACACGGAGGTCGGCGCGGGCGCGACGGTGACCCGCACGCACGGCAGCCTCGCGGTCCTGGGCGCGGGGACGTCCGTCGGCCCGTTCGCCTACCTGCGGCCCGGCACCGTGCTGGGCGCGCAGGGCAAGATCGGCACGTTCGTCGAGACGAAGAACGCGGAGATCGGCGAGGGTTCCAAGATCCCGCACCTGTCCTACGTGGGCGACGCGACGATCGGCGAGCACACGAACATCGGCGCCGCGTCGGTCACCGTCAACTACGACGGCGTGCACAAGCACCGCACGGTGATCGGGTCGCACGCGCGCACGGGCGCGGACAACATGTTCGTCGCCCCGGTGAGCGTCGGGGACGGTGCGTACACCGCCGCCGGCTCCGTGATCCGCCGCGACGTGCCCGCGGGCGCGCTCGGCGTGAGCGGCGGGCAGCAGCGCAACATCGAGGGCTGGGTCGAGCGCCGCCGCCCCGGCACCGCGGCGGCCGACGCCGCGGCCGCCGCGCGCGCGAGCGACCCCGAGGCGGCGCCCCTCGGCGCGCAGGCCCAGGCCCAGCTCGCGGACCAGAGCGCCGCGGCGACCGCCGAGCGCCCGACCCCGCCGCCGCCCGGCCCCGAGCTCGAGCACACGCTCGAGGCGCTGCGTGGCGGTCGTCCCGCGACCACGGCAGACTGA
- a CDS encoding TetR/AcrR family transcriptional regulator, translating into MTASQRREQLLAVSRGLFAEKGFEGTSVEEIAARAEVSKPVVYEHFGGKEGIYAVVVDREVQALTAALSGALDEGGHPKVLLERTALALLSYIEASEDGFRILVRDSPVAQATGTFSSLIGDVATQVEHLLAHQFKTRGLDPKVAPIYAQMLVGMVALTGQYWLDVRSPKKTEVAAHLVNLAWNGLADMEKRPHLITTKS; encoded by the coding sequence ATGACCGCGAGCCAGCGGCGCGAGCAGCTGCTCGCCGTGAGCCGCGGGCTGTTCGCCGAGAAGGGGTTCGAGGGCACGAGCGTCGAGGAGATCGCCGCGCGCGCCGAGGTGTCCAAGCCCGTCGTGTACGAGCACTTCGGCGGCAAGGAGGGCATCTACGCCGTCGTCGTGGACCGCGAGGTCCAGGCGCTCACGGCGGCGCTCTCGGGCGCGCTCGACGAGGGCGGCCACCCCAAGGTCCTCCTCGAGCGCACCGCGCTCGCCCTCCTGTCCTACATCGAGGCGTCCGAGGACGGGTTCCGCATCCTCGTGCGCGACTCCCCCGTCGCCCAGGCCACCGGCACGTTCTCCAGCCTCATCGGCGACGTCGCGACCCAGGTCGAGCACCTGCTCGCCCACCAGTTCAAGACGCGCGGCCTCGACCCGAAGGTCGCGCCCATCTACGCGCAGATGCTCGTCGGCATGGTCGCCCTCACCGGGCAGTACTGGCTCGACGTGCGCTCGCCCAAGAAGACGGAGGTCGCGGCGCACCTCGTCAACCTCGCGTGGAACGGCCTCGCGGACATGGAGAAGAGGCCGCACCTCATCACGACGAAGTCCTGA
- a CDS encoding ABC transporter ATP-binding protein → MATLEIDSLTKTYGDVRALRGTSFDVRAGEIFGFVGSNGAGKTTTMRIVLGVLAADGGEVRWDGRPIDLAARRRIGYMPEERGLYPRMKVGEQLVYLARLHGLSAAGAKDAMERWTTTLGVDARRGDEVQKLSLGNQQRVQLAAALTHDPELLVLDEPFSGLDPVAVDVMSGVLRDRAEAGVPVVFSSHQLDLVERLCDRVGIIKDGAMVEVGTIDELRRTETERWVVDGPPGATWIGAVPDARAVSLEGSRTVVELAHGDGAAGDGAAVDGTSGREQAVLRAALAAGPVHEFSLVRPSLTELYRDVVSAEEKPAGTAAETVEVGA, encoded by the coding sequence ATGGCGACACTCGAGATCGACTCGCTGACCAAGACCTACGGCGACGTGCGCGCCCTGCGCGGGACGTCCTTCGACGTGCGTGCCGGGGAGATCTTCGGCTTCGTGGGGTCCAACGGGGCGGGCAAGACCACGACGATGCGCATCGTCCTCGGCGTGCTCGCCGCCGACGGCGGCGAGGTGCGCTGGGACGGCAGGCCGATCGACCTCGCCGCGCGGCGGCGCATCGGCTACATGCCCGAGGAGCGCGGGCTCTACCCGCGCATGAAGGTGGGCGAGCAGCTCGTCTACCTCGCCCGGCTGCACGGGCTGTCCGCCGCGGGGGCCAAGGACGCGATGGAACGCTGGACCACTACCCTCGGCGTCGACGCGCGTCGCGGCGACGAGGTGCAGAAGCTCTCGCTCGGCAACCAGCAGCGCGTCCAGCTCGCGGCCGCGCTCACGCACGACCCCGAGCTGCTCGTGCTGGACGAGCCGTTCAGCGGGCTCGACCCCGTGGCCGTCGACGTCATGAGCGGCGTCCTGCGCGACCGCGCCGAGGCAGGCGTCCCCGTCGTCTTCTCCTCGCACCAGCTCGACCTCGTGGAGCGCCTGTGCGACCGCGTCGGGATCATCAAGGACGGCGCCATGGTGGAGGTCGGCACGATCGACGAGCTGCGCCGGACCGAGACCGAACGATGGGTCGTGGACGGACCACCGGGAGCGACGTGGATCGGCGCCGTGCCCGACGCGCGGGCCGTCAGCCTCGAGGGGTCGCGCACCGTCGTCGAGCTCGCGCACGGCGACGGGGCCGCGGGCGACGGTGCCGCCGTCGACGGGACGAGCGGGCGCGAGCAGGCCGTGCTGCGCGCCGCGCTCGCCGCGGGCCCGGTGCACGAGTTCTCGCTCGTCCGGCCGTCGCTCACCGAGCTGTACCGCGACGTCGTGAGCGCCGAGGAGAAGCCGGCCGGGACGGCCGCCGAGACCGTGGAGGTGGGGGCATGA